From one Anopheles cruzii chromosome 3, idAnoCruzAS_RS32_06, whole genome shotgun sequence genomic stretch:
- the LOC128269990 gene encoding msx2-interacting protein — translation MEELSDGAIVWVKLSNCWWPGEVIGDEKLSDDFLSSLRKKPLAVVKFFDEDAYEYVKNPNFIFKYNCPRKTEFLRKGLEQYRAKNKHMEKFPADVMHAERMTGGDPNIVNSTDFLPQKKERYSGMFQDSAKAKDKKNKSLTPSKAMAIPVVSSVGRKTMHEIRILAQPSAASKPATSGSDGAVEKVTSPSSQTYHCHKCGFSSNRQNVIVIHTKNCRATGAAVVSSAPSTPSGATGLAKAKEADDSPKPVSDATILSADKGKTDAKLKKELLADWSEDEQDDDMDTAVDEAKNTQENSEKKKNIAKESSSSMSPQKETDNDEESAKMEQKPSDEESSTAKDSDKETTSDSPLTTSSVSSTTTAPPLVSPCTTIKYRNIPKKQKREFIEVTNDDAASVHGPVQDKAPSREDSTASSSSTTGSSDTLGNGITTLFMGTGATDRPISAKQLILNRATRCSSKSLSGDETLKADDGKLDSGKNDRGESQQNREAIKQTESIANEEVSCFDFKDDDEHEKSPQSSQFSSAAHRRSGSLADRKSAAKEAPQEDCTGAQKRRSSGRKKSVIEGALAEKEQQNSNEATVATDVRSNRKENSDSGPDRDAQLSKAIDFLLDETDVPKLPDDLKQVVAAVSEKIDCNRTLPPKERGKRIFKTRNKSSLAATTDSKESAEEPGVAKSVEAESNQSQGVEQQEKMDHEQSPDEAIPKPADVPVVSEPTAANSGVDKKAGASGTKFENSDFAAIKAKRTKYSREEDYQNPSVTSSEQGTEAVEEPEPALLERDEKPSVINPKSEVQQTPPTPGSSPNAKGRRGKQKKPTPITTPPPAVAMVESVEMKATKAVASGNETAKMDVENEASTKEVETDHQENVAKKVQRKSSENLLPDSSGSEPLQSRRRTKMKHQRDVEERVHPIEAESSRRSKRNRKETASDSAPHTISKSRVPSNIEECVVGNAVVAKETENITTAVAPAARQAEDEGMKQPESFSVAVDDEVLVEKDVKANTKQEKPPPDSGKSLKRKQNARATAEFTAKMERSLAVDGKPQEYAKPTNEGSLKAELGKDRKLKPNRHTVGSSGAVVSSTPVVMGTKPTPTDLQVAEALIHLPEAAVAAAATATSTLAILPVVSKVKEPDTGASTEKLAPSLTKDDDDLAVSSPSVTQSLQPSAVVIGAAQSSSRSGSIAMRSINPRKRHLQSMLLTEDATGEQKRAATGHKTAHVESTSVTTEPASSPVVSGGTEKQQQQQKKNTPIPERKKKESAGESEPLPPDVVAVDEDKFDIDSMPIVMGDNGLLVDDVAANEQTAVIKNVNGSGMTTVDKHQEPSVSSGPVVTTMKGGVAAKEQIVITSKGTVLTTSSPAVAVKSKLQPATKSDVKVTSAITLGTTGVRVSATAGALSATTSRRAQAEQTAPSSSSNGSPKVPVADGEQTAKEKAATALAAVPSFSVASSAAPKKMIAKKLLGDPAGTMAPASSSIVIATNVADRRYSGDEPSSSVSSSSSTEQQHTPTVIDVGGGGGNGSSDSSKKGHRVMKITPQKLQQFSRLGYVEDKGKRKVMTASGMRQFKREQLLQQQQQQHKLQPTTDNALPTQSKQASTADARKKPKHTTTKPIGSGSGVVLASSSSSRSASFGLAEAVSSGNVVVAAAADSSVQELQGGTTVSLAKQLVVTDGDGERNAMIIHETILPAATIKSTVGAPEKVPFESSDGAQLLEGSPSSSTSAASEVILGGAVESAIPSIGVVEPSSSTAASTAAGEQESQYIAVNAEHFGGPPNLFYLCSVRDEGLVPVNNELLYLDASNQLVALAAGQQHSGSGPTAEDIINQAEVIIPTGGNGADLPTVALASATGDAGTAGVNVVAAGGSDVGAVVETGSTDGTQQSFLLNTQDGQQIILDQQSLMALAAGGDTPHLLTADGQQILLQEATQEWLAALAVGQQHQQQSAALSALVTPQGTQIILAPDCIELQEQTALLPTEVIQVHPSSTIETNAILTKPPIMSTVEVPSKNGIDPSASGSTGVDQRLGRKSAPSCVPGAAGCRAAGTVGKQSPPGASILVPPAGTSVTTNLDETTLAAVIGVPCKPTNVPTSLELPITVTNPVIAKTTTTSSRLNPVLFPVGGSTTATVPSDLALPPATTVVLLAGPMSAAGTAADRAPTLSSPAASSPMHPDPSAESITEGAILPQRGATTQEDPDPDSDDDIQIPNTPDSQLDSGRQIAYESSDCDDDEVPANTPNDDSGQQRRNHYEARMMPSHGNNLMVVDDDDDDDEGSNGSEIIPLQPNVVVLDGSLLNQNLGDEVDDGDDDDDDDDGIEDDTDGDGDLEDLQQQPTVRTVHCVPTSGRNGAHGASNNDSGIDTTMAATATAASAAANNATPPNGARRTVVER, via the exons ATGGAAGAACTATCGGACGGCGCAATAGTTTGGGTCAAGCTGAGCAACTGCTGGTGGCCCGGTGAAGTTATAGGCGACGAGAAGTTGTCGGATGATTTTCTTTCCTCCCTGCGGAAGAAACCATTGGCAGTGGTGAAATTTTTCGATGAAGATGCCTA TGAGTACGTGAAAAATcccaatttcattttcaagtACAACTGTCCCCGTAAGACCGAGTTTCTACGCAAAGGCCTGG AACAATACCGAGCGAAGAACAAGCACATGGAAAAGTTCCCAGCAGATGTAATGCACGCCGAGCGAATGACGGGCGGGGATCCGAATATCGTGAATTCCACCGATTTTCTTCctcaaaaaaaggaacgataCTCGGGGATGTTTCAGGATTCTGCCAAAGCGAAAGATAAGAAGA ATAAATCATTGACACCATCTAAAGCAATGGCAATTCCTGTAGTGTCCTCTGTTGGTCGTAAAACGATGCACGAGATACGAATCCTTGCGCAACCTTCCGCAGCATCGAAACCCGCAACGTCGGGCTCGGATGGAGCGGTGGAAAAAGTGACCTCGCCATCGTCACAAACCTATCACTGTCACAAGTGCGGCTTTTCCAGCAATCGACAGAATGTTATCGTTATTCACACGAAAAATTGTCGGGCTACTGGTGCAGCCGTTGTTTCGTCAGCGCCATCGACCCCGTCGGGAGCAACAGGCTTAGCAAAGGCAAAAG AAGCGGACGACTCACCCAAACCTGTCTCGGATGCGACTATACTTTCGGCTGACAAGGGTAAAACCGATGCGAAGCTTAAGAAGGAACTGCTGGCTGATTGGAGTGAAGACGAGCAAGACGATGATATGGATACTGCCGTTGACGAAGCAAAGAACACGCAGGAGAAttcggaaaagaagaaaaacatcgcaaaAGAATCTTCTTCCTCTATGTCGCCCCAGAAAGAAACGGATAATGATGAAGAGAGTGctaaaatggagcaaaa GCCAAGTGACGAAGAAAGCAGCACAGCAAAGGATTCGGACAAAGAGACCACTTCGGACAGTCCGTTGACCACGTCGAGCGTATCATCTACGACGACCGCACCTCCGTTGGTATCGCCTTGTACGACCATCAAGTATCGCAATATTCCTAAGAAACAGAAACGAGAGTTCATCGAAGTGACAAACGATGACGCGGCATCGGTACATGGACCGGTGCAGGATAAGGCGCCGTCGCGGGAAGACAGCACTGCCAGTAGTTCCTCAACAACCGGATCAAGCGATACGTTAGGCAACGGCATTACTACACTCTTCATGGGCACCGGTGCTACCGACCGTCCGATTAGTGCCAAACAACTGATTTTAAATCGTGCAACCCGCTGTTCCAGCAAATCCCTCAGCGGTGACGAAACGCTGAAAGCTGACGATGGGAAGCTAGATAGCGGCAAGAACGACCGTGGCGAATCTCAGCAAAACCGCGAAGCCATAAAGCAAACAGAATCGATCGCAAATGAGGAGGTTTCTTGTTTCGATTTCAAGGACGATGATGAGCATGAAAAGAGTCCGCAATCTTCGCAATTCTCCTCGGCTGCCCACAGACGGTCCGGATCGTTGGCGGACCGTAAGTCTGCTGCTAAGGAAGCGCCGCAGGAAGACTGTACCGGTGCGCAGAAGCGACGATCGAGTGGGCGCAAAAAATCGGTCATCGAAGGCGCGTTAGCtgaaaaggaacaacaaaacagcaacGAAGCTACCGTTGCCACCGATGTACGCAGTAACCGGAAAGAAAACAGCGATTCTGGCCCGGATCGCGATGCTCAGTTGAGTAAAGCGATCGATTTTTTATTGGACGAAACTGACGTTCCAAAGCTGCCAGATGATCTTAAACAGGTGGTGGCCGCTGTGTCGGAGAAAATCGATTGCAATCGCACCCTTCCGCCGAAGGAGCGTGGAAAGCGCATTTTCAAAACACGCAACAAAAGCTCACTAGCGGCCACAACCGATTCAAAGGAGTCGGCGGAAGAGCCCGGTGTTGCGAAATCGGTAGAAGCTGAAAGTAATCAGAGCCAAGGGGTTGAGCAACAAGAAAAGATGGATCATGAGCAGTCGCCGGATGAAGCCATTCCGAAGCCAGCAGATGTACCTGTTGTTTCGGAACCAACGGCGGCCAACAGTGGCGTGGATAAGAAAGCAGGCGCTAGCGGAACAAAGTTTGAAAACTCTGATTTTGCAGCCATCAAAGCGAAACGGACAAAGTATTCGCGGGAAGAAGACTATCAGAATCCCTCCGTGACATCTTCAGAGCAGGGAACAGAGGCAGTAGAGGAACCAGAGCCTGCTTTGTTGGAGCGTGACGAAAAGCCATCGGTGATTAACCCTAAGTCAGAGGTACAgcaaacaccaccaacaccgggaTCATCTCCGAACGCAAAGGGTCGCCGTGGGAAGCAGAAGAAACCGACACCGATCACGACACCGCCGCCTGCCGTTGCTATGGTGGAATCCGTCGAGATGAAGGCAACCAAGGCTGTTGCTAGTGGAAATGAAACTGCAAAAATGGATGTAGAAAATGAAGCATCCACTAAGGAAGTGGAAACGGATCATCAGGagaatgttgcaaaaaaagtACAGCGAAAATCGAGCGAAAACTTGCTTCCAGATAGTAGTGGCAGCGAGCCCTTGCAATCGCGCCGCCGCACAAAGATGAAGCACCAACGGGACGTGGAAGAAAGGGTACACCCAATTGAGGCGGAATCGTCAAGGCGATCAAAGCGAAACCGCAAGGAAACTGCCTCGGATAGTGCACCGCACACTATAAGCAAGTCGCGCGTACCATCGAACATTGAGGAATGCGTTGTTGGCAACGCGGTCGTTGCCaaggaaacagaaaacattaCGACAGCCGTCGCACCGGCTGCTCGTCAAGCAGAGGACGAAGGCATGAAACAACCAGAATCGTTTTCAGTTGCCGTCGATGACGAGGTCCTAGTGGAAAAAGATGTAAAAGCGAACACCAAGCAGGAAAAACCACCTCCAGACAGTGGAAAATCTttaaaacggaaacaaaatgCACGAGCTACGGCTGAGTTCACGGCCAAGATGGAACGATCGCTTGCAGTGGATGGAAAGCCACAAGAATATGCAAAGCCAACTAATGAAGGATCGTTGAAGGCTGAGCTCGGCAAGGATAGAAAGCTTAAACCTAATCGGCACACCGTCGGCTCAAGCGGCGCCGTTGTTTCTAGCACCCCGGTTGTCATGGGAACGAAACCAACGCCAACGGATCTGCAGGTAGCCGAAGCTTTAATCCATCTACCGgaagcagcagtagcagcggcggcaacTGCCACGTCAACGCTAGCAATCCTTCCCGTTGTGTCAAAGGTGAAGGAACCAGATACTGGAGCTAGTACCGAGAAACTAGCACCGTCACTAACGAAAGACGATGATGACCTCGCCGTATCTTCTCCTTCCGTAACACAATCGCTGCAACCGTCGGCTGTTGTGATAGGAGCAGCGCAGAGCAGCAGTAGGTCCGGTAGCATTGCTATGAGAAGTATTAATCCCCGGAAGCGACACCTACAGTCAATGCTGCTCACGGAGGATGCTACGGGCGAACAAAAACGGGCAGCCACAGGCCACAAAACGGCACACGTGGAAAGTACTAGTGTTACGACCGAACCGGCCAGTTCCCCGGTAGTATCCGGTGGCACtgagaaacaacaacagcaacagaagaaaaatacACCCATTCCggagaggaagaaaaaggagTCTGCCGGGGAATCGGAACCGCTGCCGCCCGACGTCGTAGCAGTGGACGAGGATAAGTTTGACATCGACAGTATGCCAATCGTAATGGGTGATAATGGACTGCTCGTGGACGATGTTGCAGCCAACGAGCAGACGGCTG TTATTAAAAATGTGAACGGAAGTGGAATGACCACCGTGGACAAACATCAGGAACCGAGTGTTAGTAGCGGGCCAGTCGTAACAACAATGAAGGGTGGCGTGGCGGCCAAAGAGCAAATTGTAATAACGAGCAAGGGCACCGTTCTGACCACCTCATCGCCGGCCGTTGCGGTTAAATCGAAACTGCAACCAGCAACCAAATCGGACGTAAAGGTGACGAGCGCCATCACGCTTGGCACGACCGGCGTTCGGGTAAGCGCCACAGCGGGTGCCCTTTCCGCAACCACGTCACGGCGCGCACAGGCGGAGCAGACCGCACCTTCGTCCAGCTCCAATGGTTCCCCAAAAGTACCGGTGGCGGATGGAGAGCAAACGGCAAAAGAAAAGGCTGCCACCGCCCTGGCAGCAGTGCCGTCATTTTCAGTGGCAtcttcagcagcaccaaagAAAATGATTGCCAAGAAGCTCCTAGGCGATCCAGCGGGAACCATGGcgccggccagcagctccATCGTGATCGCCACGAATGTCGCCGATCGTCGCTACTCTGGCGATGAGCCTTCCTCATCCGTTTCATCCTCCTCGTcgaccgagcagcagcatacCCCAACGGTGATcgatgttggtggtggtggtggcaatggTTCCAGTGACAGTAGTAAGAAAGGGCACCGAGTTATGAAGATTACCCCACAGAAGCTGCAACAGTTCAGCCGTCTCGGATACGTCGAGGATAAAGGCAAGAGGAAGGTAATGACAGCGAGCGGTATGCGACAGTTCAAACGCGAACagttgctgcagcagcaacagcaacaacacaagCTTCAGCCAACCACGGACAACGCTCTCCCGACACAGTCGAAGCAGGCCAGTACGGCCGATGCtagaaagaaaccgaaacacacgaCCACGAAACCCATTGGTTCTGGCTCCGGGGTGGTTTTGGCATCGAGCAGTTCATCCCGTTCCGCGTCTTTCGGACTGGCGGAAGCGGTAAGCTCCGGTAATGTGGTGgttgcggccgcggccgactCCTCTGTTCAGGAGCTACAGGGCGGCACTACCGTGTCCCTCGCCAAACAGCTCGTGgtcaccgacggcgacggtgaaaGGAATGCGATGATCATTCATGAGACAATCCTTCCGGCTGCAACAATTAAATCGACCGTCGGAGCGCCCGAGAAAGTCCCGTTCGAATCCAGCGACGGCGCACAGCTGCTAGAAGGTTCCCCATCGAGCAGCACGAGCGCGGCCTCGGAAGTGATTCTCGGTGGCGCAGTCGAATCTGCGATACCGTCCATCGGGGTCGTTGAGCCGAGTAGCAGCACCGCTGCAAGCACTGCTGCCGGTGAGCAGGAATCACAGTACATTGCTGTTAATGCGGAACACTTTGGAGGGCCTCCGAACCTCTTCTATCTGTGTTCGGTGCGGGACGAGGGTTTGGTACCGGTCAATAACGAGCTGCTCTACTTGGATGCTTCCAATCAGCTGGTGGCACTGGCGGCTGGTCAGCAACATTCCGGCTCGGGGCCCACGGCCGAGGATATTATCAATCAGGCGGAAGTTATCATACCGACCGGGGGTAACGGTGCCGACCTGCCGACGGTGGCACTAGCGTCGGCAACGGGTGATGCCGGCACAGCCGGCGTGAATGTGGTGGCAGCTGGAGGCAGCGACGTTGGGGCAGTCGTCGAAACCGGCAGCACGGACGGTACGCAGCAGAGCTTTCTTCTGAACACCCAGGACGGGCAGCAGATCATTCTCGATCAGCAGAGTCTCATGGCGCTGGCAGCCGGGGGCGATACGCCACACCTCCTTACAGCGGATGGCCAACAGATTCTACTGCAAG AAGCAACACAAGAATGGCTGGCCGCGTTAGCCGTCggtcagcagcatcagcaacaatCTGCCGCACTCAGTGCACTGGTGACACCGCAAGGCACACAGATCATACTGGCACCGGATTGCATCGAACTGCAGG AGCAAACTGCGCTGCTGCCGACGGAAGTGATTCAGGTGCACCCGAGCTCCACGATCGAGACGAATGCCATCCTTACGAAGCCCCCGATCATGTCCACGGTCGAAGTGCCATCGAAGAACGGTATCGATCCTTCGGCAAGCGGATCAACGGGGGTTGATCAACGGTTGGGAAGGAAATCGGCTCCATCCTGTGTGCCAGGCGCTGCCGGTTGTCGGGCGGCAGGAACCGTAGGGAAGCAATCGCCACCGGGTGCCTCCATTCTggtgccaccggccggaacATCGGTGACAACGAATCTCGACGAAACGACGCTAGCGGCTGTAATCGGTGTCCCTTGCAAACCGACAAACGTGCCGACTTCGCTCGAGCTCCCGATCACGGTGACGAATCCGGTCATCGCCaaaacgaccaccaccagtagcCGCCTAAATCCGGTACTGTTTCCGGTTGGTGGCTCAACGACCGCCACCGTACCGTCGGACCTAGCCCTTCCACCGGCGACAACGGTGGTCCTGTTGGCCGGCCCGATGTCAGCAGCAGGTACGGCAGCCGATCGGGCACCCACTCTCTCGTCTCCCGCAGCTTCCTCTCCCATGCATCCCGATCCTTCAGCCGAGTCCATTACAGAGGGAGCCATTTTGCCGCAACGAGGTGCAACGACACAGGaagatccggatccggactcGGACGATGACATTCAGATTCCCAACACACCCGATTCTCAGCTGGACAGTGGGCGACAGATTGCGTACGAATCGAGTGActgcgacgatgacgaagtgCCCGCAAACACCCCGAATGACGACAGTGGCCAGCAGCGGCGCAATCATTACGAGGCGAGAATGATGCCGAGTCATGGCAATAACTTGATGgtggttgatgatgatgatgatgatgatgagggtTCCAATGGTAGCGAAATAATACCACTGCAACCGAACGTGGTCGTTCTTGATGGCTCATTGCTGAACCAGAACTTGGGCGACGAAGTcgatgacggtgacgatgatgacgatgatgatgatggtatcGAGGATGATaccgacggagacggagatTTGGAGGacttgcagcagcaacctACAGTAAGAACGGTGCATTGCGTTCCCACCTCCGGTCGAAACGGAGCTCACGGTGCGAGTAATAATGACAGTGGCATCGACACCACTATGGCCGCTACAGCGACTGCTGCATCCGCGGCTGCTAACAACGCTACACCACCCAACGGTGCTCGTCGGACGGTTGTGGAGCGATAA
- the LOC128273693 gene encoding 60S ribosomal protein L17, giving the protein MGRYAKEPDNASKSCKSRGSNLRVHFKNTRETALAIKRMPLRRAQRFLKNVCDKKECVPFRRFNGGVGRCAQAKHWGTSVGRWPKKSAEFLLQLLKNAEANADYKGLDVDRLVIDHIQVNRAPCLRRRTYRAHGRINPYMSSPCHIELSLTEKEDVVTKAADNGEPAKKKLSKKKMQRQKEKMMRNE; this is encoded by the exons ATGGGTCGCTACGCGAAGGAACCTGATAATGCTTCTAAATCTTGTAAATCTCGTGGTTCGAACCTTCGAGTACATTTCAAG AACACCCGCGAAACAGCACTAGCGATTAAGCGCATGCCGCTGCGTCGCGCCCAGCGTTTCCTGAAAAACGTTTGCGACAAGAAGGagtgtgttccgttccgtcgtttcAACGGTGGTGTGGGTCGTTGCGCCCAGGCTAAGCACTGGGGTACCTCCGTCGGTCGCTGGCCGAAGAAATCGGCTGAGTTCTTGCTGCAGCTGCTCAAGAATGCCGAGGCTAATGCAGACTACAAGGGTTTGGATGTCGACCGTCTAGTGATCGATCACATTCAGGTTAACCGTGCCCCGTGCCTACGGCGCCGCACGTACCGTGCCCACGGTCGCATTAATCCGTACATGTCGTCACCGTGCCACATTGAGCTGTCGCTTACGGAGAAAGAAGATGTGGTCACCAAGGCCGCCGACAACGGAGAGCcagcgaagaagaagctgtCGAAGAAAAAGATGCAGCGGCAAAAGGAGAAAATGATGCGCAACGAGTAA